In Bacteroidota bacterium, the following proteins share a genomic window:
- a CDS encoding RagB/SusD family nutrient uptake outer membrane protein — MKMLENIFKAVLVVVLVVLSGCSKEFLDVKPTGKTTESEFYKTDEDASMALIAAYDILQLYSLLSFDSPGMTRVLASDESVAAGGGPSDLIHFQEFDDYSYTTTNRAIKRAYEVFYFGVNRANLVIDNIDPTSEFRERIIAEAKVLRSFYYFELVTMFGGVPLHKTVPGANGYAKKRATVQDVYQFIEEGLTEAIPKLAHKSELSNSDQFRVSVETAQALLGKAYLYQEKWTEATQVFGDLILNEGSEVGLDPDYAHLWSPDGRWGQETLMNISFSSYENHVDAGNVWAETSRRGYEANYDVQLMGPRVEFYNLGTSDLLYGWGFNSPTESIYNAYVNAGDVLRRQATLMSEDELLNTYGGSVSPDAFGWHGSIRLKYATYADQTSFDADPVMNYGNNYRLLRYADVLLMAAEAYYRSGDENQARIELNKVRQRAGMGDVTAGGDDLFSAIILERQLELAFEGQRFFDLVRWGTAADILGSDGFVAGKHELFPIPQQEIDVNPAITAADQNPGW, encoded by the coding sequence ATGAAAATGTTAGAAAATATATTTAAAGCAGTACTTGTAGTAGTTTTAGTTGTGCTAAGTGGCTGTTCAAAGGAGTTTTTGGATGTAAAGCCTACCGGGAAAACTACAGAATCGGAATTTTATAAAACTGATGAAGATGCTTCAATGGCATTGATAGCAGCATACGATATTTTACAACTATATTCTTTATTGAGTTTCGATAGCCCGGGCATGACGCGTGTTTTGGCTTCTGACGAATCGGTAGCTGCAGGAGGTGGACCAAGTGATCTTATTCATTTTCAGGAATTCGATGATTACTCGTATACCACTACAAACAGAGCAATTAAAAGAGCATATGAAGTATTTTATTTTGGTGTAAACAGGGCTAATCTTGTAATTGATAATATTGATCCGACTTCTGAATTTAGAGAGAGAATAATTGCAGAAGCTAAGGTGTTAAGGTCTTTTTATTATTTTGAATTGGTAACTATGTTTGGAGGAGTGCCCCTGCATAAAACCGTACCCGGAGCTAATGGTTATGCTAAAAAACGTGCCACTGTTCAGGATGTATATCAATTTATAGAAGAAGGTTTGACAGAAGCCATTCCTAAATTAGCACATAAGTCAGAGTTGAGTAATAGTGATCAGTTCAGAGTTAGTGTTGAAACTGCTCAGGCTTTGTTGGGTAAGGCTTATTTGTATCAGGAAAAATGGACAGAAGCTACTCAGGTTTTTGGTGATTTGATATTAAATGAAGGTAGTGAAGTAGGATTAGATCCTGATTATGCTCACTTGTGGTCGCCTGATGGTAGATGGGGACAGGAAACTTTAATGAATATTTCTTTTTCATCATATGAAAATCATGTTGATGCCGGTAATGTTTGGGCAGAAACAAGTAGAAGAGGTTATGAAGCAAACTACGATGTTCAGTTAATGGGACCGCGTGTTGAATTTTATAATCTTGGAACAAGTGATTTATTATACGGATGGGGATTCAATAGTCCGACGGAAAGCATATATAACGCCTATGTTAATGCAGGGGATGTATTACGAAGACAAGCAACTCTAATGTCGGAGGATGAATTGTTAAACACTTACGGAGGTAGTGTTAGTCCTGATGCATTTGGGTGGCATGGTTCTATTAGGTTGAAATATGCAACATATGCAGATCAAACATCTTTTGATGCCGATCCTGTAATGAATTATGGAAACAATTATCGTTTACTCCGTTATGCAGATGTTCTTCTAATGGCTGCAGAAGCTTATTACAGATCAGGTGATGAAAATCAGGCACGTATAGAACTTAATAAAGTACGACAGAGAGCAGGAATGGGAGATGTAACTGCCGGAGGAGATGATTTGTTTTCAGCAATAATTCTTGAAAGACAGTTGGAATTAGCATTTGAGGGCCAAAGATTTTTTGATTTGGTTCGATGGGGAACAGCAGCAGATATATTAGGATCTGATGGATTTGTTGCAGGTAAACACGAATTATTTCCAATCCCTCAACAGGAAATCGACGTAAACCCTGCGATCACTGCAGCAGATCAAAATCCGGGATGGTAA
- a CDS encoding T9SS type A sorting domain-containing protein, whose amino-acid sequence MRRIFTSLLLLGLTSLTFAQVTVTINLDVRDADFDAATEAIFYSGGFNGWAMPGEDADAEFLDNGDGTLTLIYEGIEPGFYWSDFYEVDLDGSGNPIPTWGTSGSDREWSGFPVGIDQNVYVGTEDVVYNTKWGGVYTMNLSVDMNAVVDFDASTDKVYYHDHVGMKYNGTEMLDEDADGIYTVTLADVPSTFYPVVFAYSISETETVFEYDADRYDTRVVQISGADFTESYVFDASNTYTEVLGMANAELVNISLYPNPSKGVYEVNIDGAYNINVIDVTGKTVYKGSINNKGVIDLTNKSRGLYFATFTSGVKSVTKKIVLE is encoded by the coding sequence ATGAGAAGAATTTTTACATCGTTATTGTTGTTAGGTTTAACATCTTTAACATTTGCTCAGGTAACAGTAACAATTAACCTTGATGTTAGGGATGCAGACTTTGATGCTGCTACTGAGGCTATTTTTTATTCTGGAGGTTTTAATGGCTGGGCTATGCCGGGAGAAGATGCTGATGCTGAGTTTCTTGATAATGGAGATGGTACTTTGACTTTAATTTATGAAGGTATAGAACCAGGCTTCTATTGGAGTGATTTTTATGAAGTGGATTTAGATGGTTCAGGTAATCCGATACCAACCTGGGGAACATCAGGTAGCGACAGAGAATGGTCAGGATTTCCTGTTGGGATAGATCAAAATGTTTATGTTGGTACTGAGGATGTTGTTTATAACACTAAATGGGGCGGAGTATATACTATGAACCTATCTGTTGATATGAATGCTGTTGTAGATTTTGACGCTTCAACTGATAAAGTTTACTATCATGATCATGTTGGGATGAAGTACAATGGAACTGAAATGCTTGATGAAGATGCAGATGGAATATATACTGTAACTCTTGCAGATGTACCTTCAACATTTTATCCTGTAGTTTTTGCTTATTCTATTTCAGAAACAGAAACAGTATTTGAGTATGATGCAGATCGTTATGACACCAGAGTTGTTCAAATATCTGGTGCCGATTTCACAGAGAGTTATGTATTTGATGCATCAAATACTTACACCGAAGTACTAGGAATGGCAAATGCTGAATTAGTAAATATAAGTTTATATCCTAACCCTTCGAAAGGTGTTTATGAAGTTAATATAGATGGAGCTTATAATATTAATGTTATCGATGTTACCGGTAAAACAGTTTACAAAGGATCAATAAATAACAAAGGTGTAATAGATCTTACTAATAAGTCAAGAGGTCTGTATTTTGCAACTTTTACTTCAGGTGTTAAGTCTGTTACAAAAAAGATAGTGTTAGAGTAA